A window of the Candidatus Poribacteria bacterium genome harbors these coding sequences:
- a CDS encoding dCTP deaminase produces the protein MVLSDRDIVRYMEMGKIRITPPPDLSVQLGSCSLDLRLGNVFRVFEHSRHPYIDLRERVDLNDMMRKVVVPDGEPFIMQPGEFVLATTLEVIELADDILGRLEGRSSLGRLGIIVHSTSGVFDPGWIGKATMELGNLGRMPVALYPGMRICAFTFELLTSPAKVPYNRKPSSKYAGQMEPEASKITVEGIGEE, from the coding sequence GTCAGATATATGGAGATGGGGAAGATAAGGATAACCCCGCCGCCCGATCTGTCCGTCCAGTTGGGCTCCTGCTCGCTGGATTTAAGGCTGGGGAACGTGTTCAGGGTTTTCGAGCACAGCAGACATCCGTATATCGATCTGAGGGAGAGGGTAGATCTGAACGACATGATGCGAAAGGTCGTCGTTCCGGACGGCGAACCGTTCATCATGCAGCCGGGCGAATTTGTGCTCGCCACGACCCTTGAGGTAATAGAGCTCGCGGATGACATCCTGGGAAGGCTTGAGGGGCGTAGCAGCTTGGGAAGGCTCGGTATAATCGTGCACAGCACTTCGGGTGTGTTCGACCCGGGGTGGATCGGCAAGGCGACGATGGAGTTGGGGAACCTGGGAAGGATGCCGGTGGCGCTTTATCCGGGGATGCGTATCTGCGCCTTCACCTTCGAGCTTTTAACCTCTCCGGCCAAGGTTCCCTACAACAGGAAACCCTCCAGCAAGTATGCCGGCCAGATGGAGCCGGAGGCCAGCAAGATAACGGTGGAAGGGATAGGTGAAGAATAA